One Leucobacter muris DNA segment encodes these proteins:
- the fmdA gene encoding formamidase: MPEHIFRLDSSKRFVDQEKLGHNRWHPEIPPVATVKPGDSFRVDCREWFDGAIKNDDSAQDILEAPLLTVHTLSGPFRVEGAKPGDLLIVDILDVGPIPQEDSGPLAGQGWGYTGIFSRNNGGGFLTEQFPDAYKAVWDFAGQTATSRHVPGVSFTGIIHPGLMGTAPSAELLRTWNAREAALIATDPDRVPPLALPPEAEHAILGGLDRGEWARVGSEAARTAPPRENGGNQDIKNFTKGSRVFYPVFVDGANLSVGDLHFSQGDGEITFCGAIEMGGFIDLRVDIIPGGMETYGVSENAIFMPGNVEPNYSHWLAFSGTSVTLDGEQRYLDSHLSYQRACLHAIDYLTKFGYSPEQAYLLLGAAPIEGRLSGVVDIPNSCSTVYLPVEIFDFDVRPSASGPTQIDPGIGAPVAANR, from the coding sequence ATGCCAGAGCACATCTTCAGACTGGACTCGAGTAAACGCTTCGTCGATCAGGAGAAACTCGGTCACAACCGGTGGCACCCCGAGATCCCTCCGGTCGCGACCGTCAAGCCGGGCGACAGCTTCCGGGTCGACTGCCGCGAGTGGTTCGACGGGGCGATCAAGAACGACGACTCCGCGCAGGACATCCTCGAGGCGCCTCTGCTGACGGTGCACACGCTGAGCGGGCCGTTCCGCGTCGAGGGGGCGAAACCGGGGGATCTGCTCATCGTCGACATCCTCGACGTCGGCCCAATCCCGCAGGAGGATTCGGGGCCGCTCGCGGGCCAGGGCTGGGGCTACACGGGCATCTTCTCGCGCAACAACGGAGGCGGCTTCCTCACCGAGCAGTTCCCCGACGCGTACAAGGCGGTCTGGGATTTCGCGGGCCAGACCGCGACCTCCCGGCACGTTCCCGGGGTCTCGTTCACCGGCATCATCCACCCGGGCCTCATGGGGACCGCGCCCTCGGCAGAACTGCTCCGCACGTGGAACGCGCGCGAGGCGGCCCTGATCGCGACGGATCCGGATCGCGTGCCGCCGCTCGCTCTGCCGCCTGAAGCGGAGCACGCGATTCTCGGCGGGCTCGACCGCGGCGAGTGGGCGCGCGTCGGATCGGAGGCGGCGCGCACCGCCCCTCCCCGCGAGAACGGCGGCAACCAGGACATCAAGAACTTCACGAAGGGCTCTCGCGTCTTCTACCCGGTCTTCGTCGACGGGGCGAACCTGTCGGTGGGCGACCTGCACTTCTCGCAGGGCGACGGCGAGATCACGTTCTGCGGGGCGATCGAGATGGGCGGTTTCATCGATCTGCGCGTCGACATCATCCCGGGCGGCATGGAGACGTACGGGGTGAGCGAGAACGCGATCTTCATGCCGGGCAACGTCGAGCCGAACTACAGCCACTGGCTCGCGTTCTCGGGTACCTCGGTGACGCTCGACGGCGAGCAGAGATACCTCGACTCGCATCTCTCGTATCAGCGAGCGTGCCTGCACGCGATCGACTACCTCACCAAGTTCGGCTACAGCCCCGAGCAGGCCTACCTGCTGCTCGGCGCCGCGCCGATCGAGGGGCGCCTCTCGGGTGTGGTCGACATCCCGAATTCCTGCTCGACGGTGTACCTGCCCGTCGAGATCTTCGACTTCGACGTGCGCCCCTCGGCGTCGGGGCCGACGCAGATCGATCCCGGGATCGGCGCGCCCGTCGCGGCGAACCGGTAG
- a CDS encoding GntR family transcriptional regulator, which translates to MTDSSPLHAKLYAEMVHRIRTGVWQPGDRVPSEKSLVAEFGTSRGPVRQALAALRAEGMIIGRRGAPPRVQRTAPAQSFDTFMSFTEWARELGLAPGQRVIEASRRPATEDIARELQLEPDTPVVEIIRLRLLDDKPAMLERSLFPYEIGRHLISADLDHGSIYQTLCAAGVVPVRARHVIDAIAAHPLEVEQLHVSPGAPLLRVRRLAYDEFGTVIETADDRYLPAMATFVVENSAEHRTPLTRQAGSTGVDLFERAG; encoded by the coding sequence ATGACCGACAGCTCACCGCTCCACGCCAAGCTGTACGCCGAGATGGTGCACCGCATCCGCACCGGCGTCTGGCAGCCCGGCGACCGCGTGCCCAGCGAGAAGTCCCTCGTCGCCGAGTTCGGCACCTCGCGCGGCCCCGTGCGCCAGGCGCTCGCGGCGCTGCGCGCCGAGGGCATGATCATCGGGCGCCGCGGCGCGCCGCCCCGCGTGCAGCGCACCGCCCCGGCGCAGTCGTTCGACACCTTCATGTCGTTCACCGAGTGGGCTCGCGAGCTCGGGCTCGCCCCGGGCCAGCGCGTCATCGAGGCGAGCCGGCGCCCCGCCACCGAGGACATCGCGCGCGAGCTGCAGCTCGAGCCCGACACCCCCGTCGTCGAGATCATCCGGCTGCGGCTGCTCGACGACAAACCCGCCATGCTCGAGCGCTCCCTCTTCCCCTACGAGATCGGCAGGCACCTCATCTCGGCCGACCTCGACCACGGCAGCATCTACCAGACGCTGTGCGCCGCGGGTGTCGTGCCGGTGCGCGCCCGCCACGTGATCGACGCCATCGCGGCCCACCCGCTCGAGGTCGAGCAGCTCCACGTGAGTCCGGGCGCACCGCTGCTGCGCGTGCGCCGTCTCGCCTACGACGAGTTCGGCACCGTCATCGAGACCGCCGACGACCGCTACCTGCCGGCGATGGCCACCTTCGTGGTCGAGAACAGCGCCGAGCACCGCACCCCGCTCACGCGCCAGGCCGGCAGCACCGGCGTCGACCTCTTCGAGCGCGCCGGCTGA
- a CDS encoding phosphonatase-like hydrolase, translated as MITLAVFDMAGTTIDDGGAVYDALRIAVEETGASVSPADLQAWMGTEKRAAITALIELGGGDPTQPADKVDVAFERFRAILDELYTAQTPTPIAGVPEAIADLRASGVQVALTTGFSRDVAEGILDQLGWAVGADGGERAPGTAVDALVCGDEVAAGRPAPYMIHRAMERTGTLAVSEVLVAGDTAVDVQAGANAGAAVTIGVLSGKLDRAAFEGQPFTALLDSVADVSTHLASC; from the coding sequence ATGATCACTCTCGCCGTCTTCGACATGGCCGGCACCACCATCGACGACGGCGGCGCCGTCTACGACGCGCTGCGCATCGCGGTCGAGGAGACCGGGGCGTCGGTCTCCCCCGCCGACCTGCAGGCGTGGATGGGCACCGAGAAGCGCGCCGCCATCACCGCCCTCATCGAACTCGGCGGCGGCGATCCCACGCAGCCCGCCGACAAGGTCGATGTCGCCTTCGAACGCTTCCGCGCGATCCTCGACGAGCTCTACACCGCCCAGACCCCGACCCCGATCGCCGGAGTGCCCGAGGCGATCGCCGACCTGCGCGCTTCCGGCGTGCAGGTCGCGCTCACGACCGGGTTCTCGCGCGATGTGGCCGAGGGCATCCTCGACCAGCTCGGCTGGGCCGTCGGCGCGGACGGCGGCGAGCGTGCCCCGGGGACGGCCGTCGACGCGCTCGTCTGCGGCGACGAGGTCGCCGCCGGCCGCCCCGCGCCCTACATGATCCACCGGGCCATGGAGCGCACCGGCACCCTCGCGGTCTCGGAGGTGCTCGTGGCCGGCGATACCGCCGTCGACGTGCAGGCAGGCGCGAATGCCGGTGCGGCGGTCACGATCGGCGTACTGTCGGGCAAGCTCGACCGAGCGGCCTTCGAGGGGCAGCCCTTCACGGCGCTGCTCGACTCGGTCGCCGATGTCTCGACACACCTCGCCAGCTGCTGA
- a CDS encoding phosphonate ABC transporter ATP-binding protein, translated as MSAVTVLGTPASAQPGGTAEVLLDVQAIFKSFGDRVVLKDMSMRVHAGEVVAFLGANGSGKSTTLRAVNGLIEADSGDITIAGVRLSEASPQRRAEARRTAATVFQKIHLVQRRTVLQNVCAGGFSRLPGWRSLPPLFPRELREEAMACLDRVGLADRAHDRAGSLPGGQQQRVAIARALCQRPRMILADEPVSALDPKAADDVMNLLHDLAVEEGLGVAAVLHQPHLARTYAHRVIGLRDGALVFDAPTADIDDVELASLYL; from the coding sequence ATGAGCGCCGTCACCGTGCTCGGAACCCCCGCCTCGGCGCAGCCGGGCGGCACCGCCGAGGTGCTGCTCGACGTGCAGGCCATCTTCAAGAGCTTCGGCGATCGCGTCGTGCTCAAGGACATGAGCATGCGCGTGCACGCGGGAGAGGTGGTCGCGTTCCTCGGAGCCAACGGCTCGGGCAAATCGACCACGCTGCGCGCGGTGAACGGCCTCATCGAGGCGGACTCCGGCGACATCACGATCGCCGGGGTCCGCCTGAGCGAGGCGAGCCCCCAGCGACGCGCCGAGGCGCGACGCACCGCCGCCACCGTCTTCCAGAAGATCCATCTGGTGCAGCGCCGCACGGTGCTGCAGAACGTGTGCGCCGGCGGTTTCTCGAGGCTGCCCGGGTGGCGCTCGCTGCCACCGCTCTTCCCGCGCGAGCTGAGGGAGGAGGCCATGGCCTGCCTCGACCGCGTGGGGCTCGCGGATCGCGCCCACGACCGCGCCGGAAGCCTCCCCGGCGGCCAGCAGCAGCGGGTGGCGATCGCGCGTGCGCTCTGCCAGCGGCCGCGCATGATCCTCGCCGACGAACCCGTCTCGGCGCTCGACCCCAAGGCGGCCGACGACGTGATGAACCTGCTGCACGATCTCGCCGTCGAGGAGGGCCTCGGCGTCGCCGCGGTGCTGCACCAGCCCCACCTGGCGCGCACGTACGCGCATCGGGTGATCGGCCTGCGCGACGGCGCCCTCGTCTTCGACGCCCCCACCGCCGACATCGACGACGTCGAACTGGCCTCGCTGTACCTCTGA
- a CDS encoding TIGR03364 family FAD-dependent oxidoreductase — MTPSTHAPHVVIVGAGIVGLGHAVAALDAGHRVTVLEQDASAVLASVRNFGYVCTSAQAGELGELALEANPLWLSLVERAGVEARRSGTLAVARSAAEEAVLQEFIAERAPEGARLVTGAEAGELLRIPDPAHLRAGALLPADLTADPRTAVARIAAWVHAHERGEVRFSTTVRGARGGSVETSRGRIEADHVVVAAGHLVGRLFPELAERHRVRQCALQMVRVRAPRAMGRGPAVLTGTSMLRYGAFAGSSAEALRAEILASRPELLEIDANVMFTQQADGTLLVGDSHAAHDAAPPFLDERWTQLLLDETAALLAAPRLDVLERWQGLYATSDEQDILRAAPTPGVSVVTVTTGVGMTVGLALGARTIASL; from the coding sequence ATGACCCCCTCCACCCATGCCCCGCACGTCGTGATCGTCGGCGCCGGCATCGTCGGCCTCGGCCACGCCGTCGCCGCGCTCGACGCCGGCCACCGCGTGACGGTGCTCGAGCAGGACGCCTCGGCCGTGCTGGCCAGCGTGCGCAACTTCGGCTACGTCTGCACGTCGGCGCAGGCCGGCGAACTCGGAGAGCTCGCACTCGAGGCGAACCCGCTCTGGCTCTCGCTCGTCGAGCGCGCAGGGGTGGAGGCGCGCCGCTCGGGCACGCTCGCGGTGGCCCGTTCGGCCGCGGAGGAGGCGGTGCTGCAGGAGTTCATCGCCGAGCGAGCCCCCGAAGGGGCGCGGCTCGTGACCGGTGCCGAAGCCGGTGAGCTGCTGCGGATCCCGGATCCCGCCCATCTGCGCGCGGGTGCGCTGCTGCCCGCCGATCTCACCGCCGACCCCCGCACCGCGGTCGCCCGGATCGCCGCCTGGGTTCACGCGCACGAGCGGGGCGAGGTGCGCTTCTCGACGACCGTGCGCGGGGCGCGCGGGGGATCGGTCGAGACCAGCCGCGGCCGCATCGAGGCCGACCACGTGGTGGTCGCGGCCGGGCATCTCGTCGGCCGCCTCTTCCCCGAACTGGCCGAGCGCCACCGCGTGCGGCAGTGCGCGCTGCAGATGGTGCGCGTGCGCGCCCCGCGAGCGATGGGCCGCGGCCCCGCCGTGCTCACCGGCACGTCGATGCTGCGCTACGGCGCGTTCGCGGGCTCCTCCGCCGAAGCGCTGCGCGCCGAGATCCTCGCCTCCCGGCCCGAACTGCTCGAGATCGACGCCAACGTCATGTTCACCCAGCAGGCCGACGGCACCCTGCTCGTCGGCGACTCGCACGCCGCGCACGACGCCGCCCCGCCCTTCCTCGACGAGCGCTGGACGCAACTGCTGCTCGACGAGACGGCCGCCCTGCTCGCCGCTCCGCGCCTCGACGTGCTCGAACGCTGGCAGGGCCTCTACGCCACGAGCGACGAGCAGGACATCCTTCGCGCCGCCCCGACCCCCGGCGTCTCCGTGGTCACCGTGACCACCGGCGTCGGCATGACCGTGGGCCTCGCCCTCGGCGCCCGCACCATCGCATCCCTCTGA
- a CDS encoding endonuclease/exonuclease/phosphatase family protein produces MKVVSYNLRKNRAVTEIGALAEDHEIDVLCLQEAEAIALPAHLGHMRLVHATERNRLGLAMYVREERFFARSAHTFQLKKSLHDRLLAPAHERLLGARLHDAEMSRDFVVASFHAAPLTALNSLRRHQIHAALGELRALGPGLPALMVGDYNYPVFKGRLDTEMRDHGYELSLSDKRTYTRYKMFRGHFDFATSSGIDISSVRTLNRGLSDHLPIMVSASLREDSLVPVPA; encoded by the coding sequence ATGAAGGTCGTCAGCTACAACCTGCGCAAGAACCGGGCCGTCACCGAGATCGGTGCGCTGGCAGAGGATCACGAGATCGACGTGCTCTGCCTGCAAGAGGCGGAGGCGATCGCCCTCCCCGCGCACCTCGGCCACATGAGACTCGTGCACGCCACCGAGCGCAACCGGCTCGGCCTCGCGATGTATGTGCGCGAGGAGCGGTTCTTCGCCCGATCGGCCCACACCTTCCAGCTCAAGAAGTCGCTGCACGACCGGCTGCTCGCGCCCGCCCACGAGCGGCTGCTCGGCGCGCGCCTGCACGACGCCGAGATGAGCCGCGACTTCGTCGTCGCGTCGTTCCACGCCGCCCCGCTCACCGCTCTCAACTCGCTGCGCAGGCACCAGATCCACGCCGCCCTCGGCGAGCTTCGCGCGCTCGGCCCGGGCCTGCCGGCGCTCATGGTGGGCGACTACAACTACCCCGTCTTCAAGGGGCGCCTCGACACCGAGATGCGCGACCACGGCTACGAGCTGAGCCTCAGCGACAAGCGCACCTACACGCGCTACAAGATGTTCCGCGGCCACTTCGACTTCGCGACCTCCTCGGGCATCGACATCTCGAGCGTGCGCACCCTGAACCGCGGCCTCTCCGACCACCTGCCGATCATGGTGTCGGCCTCGCTGCGTGAGGACTCGCTGGTGCCCGTGCCCGCGTAG
- the phnE gene encoding phosphonate ABC transporter, permease protein PhnE, with protein sequence MTETLTPAARERRSEGHLPVPRDPRAPYRAGSWSVIIAALVVLHLLAFSATDFHPAKLVTGAQGMMNFLSEAIPPDLSGEVLRKGLEGALTTLWIGLLGTTISVPFGLLLAVLGARTTAPNAFVYQIARGILSFFRAVPDIVFALIFVTAVGLGPFAGVLALIAHNTGVMGKLWSEAMEDIDPGPEQALRTAGASRWQVVANATIPTVLPQLTGLLLYRFDVNVRSSLVLGLVGAGGIGLLINKAIKTFQFDEMLTYLIIILVVIVAVDLASGWIRKRLQ encoded by the coding sequence GTGACTGAAACGCTCACCCCCGCCGCCCGAGAGCGCCGCTCCGAAGGGCACCTGCCCGTGCCCCGGGACCCGAGGGCCCCCTACCGCGCCGGCTCCTGGTCCGTCATCATCGCGGCGCTCGTGGTGCTGCACCTGCTCGCCTTCTCGGCCACCGACTTCCACCCCGCGAAGCTCGTCACCGGGGCGCAGGGCATGATGAACTTCCTGTCCGAGGCGATCCCGCCCGACCTCAGCGGGGAGGTGCTGCGGAAGGGCCTCGAAGGCGCGCTCACCACCCTCTGGATCGGCCTGCTCGGCACCACTATCTCGGTGCCCTTCGGGCTGCTGCTCGCCGTGCTCGGCGCGCGCACCACCGCGCCCAACGCCTTCGTCTACCAGATCGCGCGCGGCATCCTCTCGTTCTTCCGCGCCGTGCCCGACATCGTGTTCGCGCTCATCTTCGTGACCGCCGTCGGACTCGGCCCCTTCGCGGGGGTGCTCGCGCTCATCGCCCACAACACGGGGGTGATGGGCAAGCTGTGGTCGGAGGCGATGGAGGACATCGACCCCGGCCCCGAGCAGGCGCTGCGAACCGCAGGAGCCTCCCGCTGGCAGGTGGTCGCGAACGCGACGATCCCCACCGTGCTGCCGCAGCTGACGGGCCTGCTGCTCTACCGCTTCGACGTGAACGTGCGGTCCTCGCTCGTGCTCGGCCTCGTCGGCGCCGGCGGCATCGGCCTGCTCATCAACAAGGCCATCAAGACCTTCCAGTTCGACGAGATGCTCACGTACCTCATCATCATCCTCGTGGTGATCGTGGCGGTCGACCTCGCATCCGGCTGGATCCGCAAGCGGCTGCAGTAA
- a CDS encoding FmdB family zinc ribbon protein, with protein sequence MAEVPRETDCRVCGARARRSVTAPHLSRSGTSAFQLMERSAKSASEPEIVSGVPPSASRRAQSTTRHPLHAKLPRP encoded by the coding sequence ATGGCCGAGGTGCCCCGGGAGACCGACTGCCGCGTGTGCGGCGCCCGGGCGCGACGCTCGGTGACGGCGCCGCATCTCTCACGCAGCGGCACTTCGGCGTTCCAGCTCATGGAGCGGTCTGCGAAGAGCGCCTCCGAGCCCGAGATCGTGAGCGGTGTGCCCCCGTCGGCTTCGCGCCGCGCCCAGTCCACGACTCGTCACCCGCTGCACGCGAAGCTGCCGCGTCCCTGA
- a CDS encoding phosphate/phosphite/phosphonate ABC transporter substrate-binding protein, producing MKKTTILAASAVALLGLGLAACSSQADAAAGEASATCPDGKIRFGILPYEDPESLEPAYQVLAEALSEKLDCPVEVSITEDYAAEVLAMENDQLEIAQFGPLGFVFANERAGATAMVSFGDAEGAPTTYTGGIWVPKDSPVQSLEDLKGKTLALGSPGSTSGDALPMSAIVDAGLEDDVQWDYAGGHPEALLALVNGTVDAAQINSQTLATALSEGTFDESQFRQIWESDPIPNDPITVRDNLPEEFKTAVKEALLSLDAADVEKVSAFLGVDPAGPLIEVTNETYQPLFDLADTMGLTEADV from the coding sequence GTGAAGAAGACCACCATCCTCGCCGCTTCCGCGGTCGCACTGCTGGGCCTCGGCCTCGCCGCGTGCTCGTCCCAGGCCGACGCGGCCGCGGGCGAGGCCTCGGCCACATGCCCCGACGGCAAGATCCGCTTCGGCATCCTCCCCTACGAAGATCCCGAGTCGCTCGAGCCGGCCTACCAGGTGCTCGCCGAGGCGCTCTCCGAGAAGCTCGACTGCCCCGTCGAGGTGAGCATCACCGAGGACTACGCCGCCGAGGTGCTCGCCATGGAGAACGATCAGCTCGAGATCGCCCAGTTCGGCCCGCTCGGCTTCGTGTTCGCCAACGAGCGCGCCGGCGCAACCGCGATGGTCTCCTTCGGCGACGCCGAAGGCGCACCCACCACCTACACCGGCGGCATCTGGGTGCCGAAGGATTCGCCGGTGCAGTCGCTCGAGGACCTGAAGGGCAAGACGCTCGCGCTCGGCAGCCCCGGATCGACGTCGGGCGACGCCCTGCCGATGTCAGCGATCGTCGACGCCGGTCTCGAGGACGACGTGCAGTGGGACTACGCGGGCGGCCACCCCGAGGCGCTGCTCGCCCTCGTGAACGGCACCGTCGACGCCGCGCAGATCAACTCGCAGACGCTCGCGACCGCGCTCTCCGAGGGCACCTTCGACGAGTCGCAGTTCCGGCAGATCTGGGAGTCGGATCCGATCCCGAACGACCCGATCACCGTTCGCGACAACCTGCCCGAGGAGTTCAAGACCGCCGTCAAGGAGGCCCTGCTGAGCCTCGACGCCGCCGACGTCGAGAAGGTCAGCGCATTCCTCGGCGTCGACCCCGCGGGCCCGCTGATCGAGGTCACGAACGAGACCTACCAGCCGCTGTTCGACCTCGCCGACACCATGGGCCTCACCGAGGCCGACGTCTGA